From a single Ursus arctos isolate Adak ecotype North America unplaced genomic scaffold, UrsArc2.0 scaffold_34, whole genome shotgun sequence genomic region:
- the GAL3ST1 gene encoding galactosylceramide sulfotransferase isoform X2, translating to MPLPQKKRWVSMAKGLVLGALFTSFLLLLYSYAAPPLHAGLASTTPEGTAPCSPAPGESEAPAPANRSAGGCQPRRDIVFMKTHKTASSTLLNILFRFGQKHGLKFAFPNGRNDFDYPAFFARSLVQDYRPGACFNIICNHMRFHYDEVRGLVPPNATFITVLRDPARLFESSFHYFGSVVPFTWKLSGRDKLAEFLQDPDRYYDPNGYNAHYLRNLLFFDLGYDSGLDPGDPQVQEHILEVERRFHLVLLQEYFDESLVLLKDLLCWELEDVLYFKLNARRASAVPRLSGELYRRATAWNVLDARLYRHFNASFWRKVEAFGRERMAREVAALRRANERMRRICIDGGRAVDAAAIQDSAMQPWQPLGAKSILGYNLKKSIGQRHAQLCRRMLTPEIQYLMDLGVNLWVTKLWKLIRDFLRW from the exons ATGCCGCTGCCGCAGAAGAAGCGCTGGGTGTCCATGGCCAAGGGGCTGGTGCTGGGGGCACTCTTCACCagcttcctgctgctgctgtaTTCCTATGCTGCCCCCCCGCTGCACGCTGGCCTGGCCTCCAC GACCCCAGAGGGCACAGCGCCCTGCTCCCCGGCGCCGGGTGAGTCCGAGGCGCCGGCCCCGGCCAACCGCTCTGCGGGAGGGTGCCAGCCTCGGCGCGACATCGTGTTCATGAAGACGCACAAGACGGCCAGCAGCACGCTGCTCAACATCCTGTTCCGCTTTGGCCAGAAGCACGGGCTCAAGTTCGCCTTCCCCAACGGCCGCAACGACTTCGACTACCCGGCCTTCTTCGCGCGCAGCCTGGTGCAGGACTACCGGCCCGGCGCGTGCTTCAACATCATCTGCAACCACATGCGCTTCCACTACGACGAGGTGCGCGGGCTGGTGCCGCCCAACGCCACGTTCATCACCGTGCTCCGCGACCCCGCCCGCCTCTTCGAGTCCTCCTTCCACTACTTCGGCTCGGTGGTGCCCTTCACGTGGAAGCTCTCGGGCCGCGACAAGCTGGCCGAGTTCCTGCAGGACCCAGACCGCTACTATGACCCCAACGGCTACAACGCCCACTACCTCCGCAACCTGCTCTTCTTCGACCTGGGCTACGACAGCGGCCTGGACCCCGGCGACCCGCAGGTGCAGGAGCACATCCTGGAGGTGGAGCGCCGCTTCCACCTGGTGCTCCTGCAGGAGTACTTCGACGAGTCCCTGGTGCTGCTCAAGgacctgctctgctgggagctggaGGACGTGCTCTACTTCAAGCTCAACGCCCGCCGCGCCTCGGCCGTGCCGCGCCTCTCCGGGGAGCTGTACCGGCGCGCCACGGCCTGGAACGTGCTGGACGCCCGCCTCTACCGCCACTTCAACGCCAGCTTCTGGCGCAAGGTGGAGGCGTTCGGGCGGGAGCGCATGGCCCGCGAGGTGGCCGCGCTGCGGCGCGCCAACGAGCGCATGCGGCGCATCTGCATCGACGGGGGCCGCGCCGTGGACGCCGCCGCCATCCAGGACTCGGCCATGCAGCCCTGGCAGCCGCTGGGCGCCAAGTCCATCCTCGGCTACAACCTCAAGAAGAGCATCGGGCAGCGGCACGCGCAGCTCTGCCGTCGCATGCTCACGCCTGAGATCCAGTACCTGATGGACCTTGGCGTCAACCTGTGGGTCACTAAGCTCTGGAAGCTCATCCGGGACTTTCTGAGGTGGTGA
- the GAL3ST1 gene encoding galactosylceramide sulfotransferase isoform X1 — MPLPQKKRWVSMAKGLVLGALFTSFLLLLYSYAAPPLHAGLASTRTPEGTAPCSPAPGESEAPAPANRSAGGCQPRRDIVFMKTHKTASSTLLNILFRFGQKHGLKFAFPNGRNDFDYPAFFARSLVQDYRPGACFNIICNHMRFHYDEVRGLVPPNATFITVLRDPARLFESSFHYFGSVVPFTWKLSGRDKLAEFLQDPDRYYDPNGYNAHYLRNLLFFDLGYDSGLDPGDPQVQEHILEVERRFHLVLLQEYFDESLVLLKDLLCWELEDVLYFKLNARRASAVPRLSGELYRRATAWNVLDARLYRHFNASFWRKVEAFGRERMAREVAALRRANERMRRICIDGGRAVDAAAIQDSAMQPWQPLGAKSILGYNLKKSIGQRHAQLCRRMLTPEIQYLMDLGVNLWVTKLWKLIRDFLRW; from the exons ATGCCGCTGCCGCAGAAGAAGCGCTGGGTGTCCATGGCCAAGGGGCTGGTGCTGGGGGCACTCTTCACCagcttcctgctgctgctgtaTTCCTATGCTGCCCCCCCGCTGCACGCTGGCCTGGCCTCCAC CAGGACCCCAGAGGGCACAGCGCCCTGCTCCCCGGCGCCGGGTGAGTCCGAGGCGCCGGCCCCGGCCAACCGCTCTGCGGGAGGGTGCCAGCCTCGGCGCGACATCGTGTTCATGAAGACGCACAAGACGGCCAGCAGCACGCTGCTCAACATCCTGTTCCGCTTTGGCCAGAAGCACGGGCTCAAGTTCGCCTTCCCCAACGGCCGCAACGACTTCGACTACCCGGCCTTCTTCGCGCGCAGCCTGGTGCAGGACTACCGGCCCGGCGCGTGCTTCAACATCATCTGCAACCACATGCGCTTCCACTACGACGAGGTGCGCGGGCTGGTGCCGCCCAACGCCACGTTCATCACCGTGCTCCGCGACCCCGCCCGCCTCTTCGAGTCCTCCTTCCACTACTTCGGCTCGGTGGTGCCCTTCACGTGGAAGCTCTCGGGCCGCGACAAGCTGGCCGAGTTCCTGCAGGACCCAGACCGCTACTATGACCCCAACGGCTACAACGCCCACTACCTCCGCAACCTGCTCTTCTTCGACCTGGGCTACGACAGCGGCCTGGACCCCGGCGACCCGCAGGTGCAGGAGCACATCCTGGAGGTGGAGCGCCGCTTCCACCTGGTGCTCCTGCAGGAGTACTTCGACGAGTCCCTGGTGCTGCTCAAGgacctgctctgctgggagctggaGGACGTGCTCTACTTCAAGCTCAACGCCCGCCGCGCCTCGGCCGTGCCGCGCCTCTCCGGGGAGCTGTACCGGCGCGCCACGGCCTGGAACGTGCTGGACGCCCGCCTCTACCGCCACTTCAACGCCAGCTTCTGGCGCAAGGTGGAGGCGTTCGGGCGGGAGCGCATGGCCCGCGAGGTGGCCGCGCTGCGGCGCGCCAACGAGCGCATGCGGCGCATCTGCATCGACGGGGGCCGCGCCGTGGACGCCGCCGCCATCCAGGACTCGGCCATGCAGCCCTGGCAGCCGCTGGGCGCCAAGTCCATCCTCGGCTACAACCTCAAGAAGAGCATCGGGCAGCGGCACGCGCAGCTCTGCCGTCGCATGCTCACGCCTGAGATCCAGTACCTGATGGACCTTGGCGTCAACCTGTGGGTCACTAAGCTCTGGAAGCTCATCCGGGACTTTCTGAGGTGGTGA